Genomic DNA from Acipenser ruthenus chromosome 4, fAciRut3.2 maternal haplotype, whole genome shotgun sequence:
CTTCTCCGACACAAATGGAACAGATTCTGGCTTGCTGTGCTTACAACGATTCATTtccctctaaaaaaaaaataacaattatagtTAAGACTTAAATGTATGGTGGCTCAttaaaaacagtgaaaaaaactgaaatgtgttaATGTCGAGATCACGAGAtaaattatctcaggatctcTCAGGACACATGGTCATGTGcttgtcaattaaaatatttgaAGTTGCACTATTACAAATCTAGGTTGCTCTTTTTTgtctattgaaatgtttataatcTTTATAAACGTGCCAGTATTACCATATTTGCTGGCATTTTCTTGTATAATACAATACATATTGTCACTTGTATAAAGATGCAGTGCCCcacaaatgtattacattttgtaGTAAAACTATGTGTCTACATTCTTGAACTTTGGCATTCCAGTTTGTTTAAGATCCTTAAATTCAGTTTGACAAACTTCCTCCTTTGATGGAGCCATGTTCTTTCCACTAACTACAGTTAACACGGTCAGGTATATTCTTGCAGCTGTAGGAGGCTATGGGTGTCATTAGCTTAGtcatgcattttttaaagtaatCCATATGCGGTCCAATTTTCTTTAAATACTTAAAGCCAAGTCCTGTGTCTGCTGCCAATGGCAATACATTTGTTAAATCCTAACCATATGAGTAAACGAGCTTATTCAGCCATTTTTTACTATTTGCAGTGGAAATGAAATGAGTATTGTGCTGCACCTTACATATTGCCTTTTGCCATATCTTTATCATGTTTGACCCTAATATGCTACATGTTTGCAAAGGCATTTATGCTTATAAGTATATAGTTGCTAGCTTATGGATTTTTTTaggcactgtgacagaaatataagtTTTGATGGTAaatttccctcccgacctgtgagggcgctaagtagcgaaaggggaagtctttggacaggctggcctgacagttctttccccgggccgggaagtcggtcagtctggaagaagacgAGACTCAGTTGTAGGAACGTATTGACTGGGAagggaactggaaggaccgggagagatccccattgaattgtattgtgaaaagagtttgtgagtgttttgtttgtttgtagcactgttagtaattgtcttttgttttgtaaattcactagacggctaacacatctccggagctgtcgccttgggacagcactacccggaacaacaccaCCACAGTCACGGtctattgttatcacccaccccgagcactactgcacgcacccggactggtgaccgtgtttagtattattgtggggcagataacgtgtGATTATTATTTGGTTAGCAAACCATTACTATTGTTTTCCTTccatgctttacacattggtgtgtattgccggaggattattgtttggtcaccagaacGGGAggttttacaaataaaagaccccttttccaaaccggattacagtttcctttgtgtgattatcctgcactgcatcacctctgtaCCTGTTTCTACACAGGCACATATGCATTTTTTATGGGAAAATGCTAGTTTCCATAGGATTAATGCTGCACTGCTCCTTATTGCCGGTGCATTAGCAACAATCAAGAACATCCAGATCTAAGTTATAAAATGCAGTTTTCTGGTACATAACTTTCCTGACTTTTTGGTAATGTAGGAAATTCGAAGATCATGTAAGTAAcatgattttaaagccttggttatcccTCATTTAACAAAGAGAGAGCAAGACATTTTGTACGACCACAAGGTGATCACAGTCAGCACACTTACTTTTTGCGAGAAGCCCCTTTTATGACACGGAGCTCTTTAGACTGATTGAAGATGGCTTTAGGCAGGTGGCTGTGGTGAGCAATGCGTTTGATCTGGGGGTGATGCTGGAACTTCTCCTTCAGCTTCTCGCTGGAGTTCAGGGCAGCTTTCTCGCGAGGGGTAATCTGGAGAGGGCGACAATGTAAAAGGAATTTAGAATTAGAATACAGAttaactttattttgtagttaatttAACAAGGATGTCTGCTACTTAGTTTAATATCTGGTGTTTCAAGAAGGCTCAGACTGGCAAATTTACAGACAGGGCGTGTTGTATGATACACCTTACCCACGTCTGAATGAGTTGTGAAGCACTAAGCTGTGGGCCATGACTTCAACCACCCACAAGTGGCAATACATTTCTTACCACACACCATGGAGTgagttattgtgcttataaaatggctatttataaataatttataaaCAATTATAAGAAAGACTAActtcaatgttttaaaatcatgaagaaaaatgtattaaatattcttcCGCACTAAAATATAGTCCCACCGGACAATTTACATTTTtggaatgtatttattataaacattattattattattacccttgTGTGTGCACTATACTTGTCCAGTATGTTCACATTCCCTATTTAAAGCTTCTTGCCACCCACTGATGTACTATAAATCTCCAAGCTTCACCATAGCCCGGGGAATCAAATGAAAAATATCTAAAAATAGGGGAAAATGGGACCCATTTTATCCTCAAATTATCATTTTGGTACTGAAATAACATTACAGGGAACACAGagcttttattttcaatataggCCTGTAAGGCAACAACCTTCTTAGTATGTACAATCACATCTGTAATGACAAACAATGCAATATTTAATATCGGCACAAAAACACTCATACACCAATCATGCTGCAAACGTGATTAAAATGTTCCACCGCATTGCCCTTAGAGAAACCGTCCCTCAACAACATGTATTCTTTTGATGTGTTAATTACCAATACATAGTAGACCATTGATTTGTGCTGCAACTGCAATTTTAACATCATCTTTCAATTGATTTATTGTATTCTTTCtcctaaataataaataaatgtgtcgattttattttattaagcaaTGATCTATGAAAGGAAGTTTTAGCTATAATTAAccattttaacattaaaaagacaAAGCAAATACTAAATATTTTGTTAAGTTTGATACAGTTATCCCTCATTATAAGGCCGCCGTTTATGCCTTGGAACAGTTATAATGTGGTACAGTCacggctcccatttgccccataataaCACTAGAACTTATATTCTCCTtttaaggcagaacacaaattgcTGTCTCTCACCTATGCCACCCGATGACAAGTGTTATAAAGGCAGAGCACTTTATTAAGTTAAGTTCATAAAGCTAATGTTGCTGTGCATTATGTAAAAACTCAAAATGTGCCTCATAGCTATAAATCATCATACATCAATAAATTTAAATGcagtttaataacagaacagttaAGGGCTATCTCTTCTTGACAGGCCACAATAATGTCTTTAGACAACTTTAGAATCAACTTACAGTTACAATCTCTGACAGCTCGCCCTCTGGTCTCCTAAGGGTCTAATGTTGCTGTCAACAGCCATCATTACAAATGAGACTTACTGTATTTTCAGGGATAGAAGTAAAACTCCCATTGCACGGCATGTTGAGCCATAGCATGCTTTACTACTAGTGTAACTAGCCACTGTGTACTTGCAACAAGGTGATAATCTCCATCAAACCTGCAATGGTATGCTAAAGGAGTCTTGGTAACAAACTGCTTAAATTTAACTGCCTGTGCCGAGTAAATTCTAAGCAAATATGCAGAGAGGTCCATCGTCCTAACAGGAAAATGATTGCAAATTAAGGACTATACTAGgccaccatgacctacatccataTTACTTCATAGAAAATGCTCATTTCATCAAATATGTTAGGAGTTTGGAGATGGTCCTATTTGTTTTATAGCAACTGGAAAACAGTTACATATATAGCAGTCTAATTCCTACAGTACCAAAAGTTTTTTTTCCAACAAAAAGAGGTAGCCTTTGCTTAGTTTTCCCTCCCCATTGCAAAATTTTAAGTTATCTGCTACTGGGGTATCAGGAACAATGCAATGGCTGGCAAATCACTTTGCACTAATTAAACCATTCCTTTCACTTCTACACCTCAATCAATGAACAGATCCCACATTCTATTACTGGTTAAATAAATGTATCCTCTTTCTCAGAGTCAAGTTCACTTTTGTAAGCCAGTCTCAATAACTGCTTCTGTCCTAATAAATCCCTGTAGTCGTCTCCCCTTATTCTGCAAGAGGCTGTCAAACTCCCCCAAGGTAAAAGGGCTTTTATTCTAATTAAAGCAATGATTTTCTTAAATTCAATTTGTTTAAGAAAAGCAAATTGTTGCTGATCATGTttaaccacactgcttccctagACAAAAAACAACCCTGTTAAAGAAATTTATGTGATTCTCTGCTtggtctaacaaaaaaaaaacacctttctctACACTAAAGACCTGAAACAGTtggaaagcattttttaaaaatatatattaacagcCCCACTGCCAGATCCAGGAATTTGTGTCTAGAAACCAAAAAAGCACGCTATAATCTTGACCAATCTCAAGTGATCAAACTATCAGTAAACTAACCCCCTTCTGTGTATGTACTACTGGATACAACAAGCATGACTTTCCTCAGATCATCTCTTCATGATATATTGGTCGGTCCACTCAATAATGTAACACCAATTCGTTATCTGGTACTTCAGCAAGCACCATACTCTTATTTGGAAAAGAATACCTTATGCCTACATTTACATTTGACAAAATTACTGTAGTCTAACAACCCCTGCAtgttgaatttttatttttcaaaaaccgACATATAATCCAAACCgaaatcataataaaatgaaagcaAAATTTCAATATCAATATCATATTCTATGCCGTGTGTAAAACATTCACCTTTTATATTGCTAATGTTTCATTAAATAgaagtatcaaaaacataaaacaaaagacTAGACAGGGAACTTTTAATATGAAACAGGTTACAACACACATGTGACAAACCAAGCAAATATGAACTGTAATTTTCTAAAtactcccctctccctccaaaaaaaaaacccaaaacacacacacaccacaatttAAGATGACCActttcaagtttattttttgattttatcTAGAGCCAAAACATCAGCCCCACAAATCACCATTAatctttacaatatatacagacgtgctcaaatttgatggtacccctccacaaaaaacgaagaatgcacaattttctctgaaataacttgaaactgacaaaagtaattggcatccaccattgtttattccatatttaatagaaatcagactttgcttttgattttttattcaacataatattgtaaataagaaaacaaatgaaaatggcatggacaaaaatgatgggaccgcttacctaatattttgttgcacaaactttagaggcaatcactgcaatcaaacgttttctgtagctctcaatgagacttctgcacctgttaacaggtagtttggcccactcttcctgagcaaactgctccagctgtctcaggtttgatgggtgccttctccagactgcaagtttcagctctttccatagatgttcgataggattcagatcaggactcatagaaggccacttcagaatagtccaatgttttgttcttatccattcttgggtgcttttagctgtgtgttttgggtcattatcctgttggaggacccatgacctgcgactgagacagagctttctgacactgggcagtacgtttcgctccagaatgccttgatagtcttgagatttcattgggccctgcacagattcaaggcaccctgtgccaggcgcagcaaagcagccccaaaacataaccgagcctcctccatgtttcactgtagggatggtgttcttttctttgaaagcttcattttttcgtttgtgaacatagagctgatgtgacttgccaaaaagctccagtttttactcatctgtccaaaggacattctcccagaaggattgtggcttgtcaatatgcattttagcaaattctagtctggcttttttatgtttttctttcaaaaagtggtcttcttccatggagcccactttcgctcaaaaagcgacggatggtgcgatcagaaactgacgtaccttcaccttggagttcagcttgtatctctggcagttatccttggttctttttctaccatttgcactatccttctgttcactctggggtcgattttcctcttgcggccgcgcccagggaggttggctacagttccatggaccttaaacttcttaataatatttgcaactgttgtcacaggaacatcaagctgcttggagatggacttgtagcctttacctttaccatgcttgtctattattttctttctgatctcctcagacaactctctcctttgctttctctggtccatgttcagtgtggtgtacacaatgataccaaaacagcacagtgactacttttctccatttaaataggctgaatgactgattacaagattggagacatgtgtgatactaattaaagaaacgaattagtttgaaatatcaccatAATCCAatgatttattatcttttctaaggggtaccaacaaatgtgtccaggccattttagaatatctttgtagaataagcaataattcacctcttttcacagcttctttgctttattctatgacataccaaaggcatgcaagtatacatgataaaatagcttttaatttcatcacttttcaggaggaatgaagcattatttcaatgagctgtaagggtaccaacaaatttgagcacgtctgtatatatatatatatatatatatatatatatatatatatatatatatatatatatatatatatggttttcttgtttttaatccatttgtgaccactgcaACATAAAACATATCATCAGGTTTTTATCACCTCAAGATCGTGTCACAGTCTGCCGATGATTTCGATtgccaaataaacaaaatccTCGTTTAGGCTTCttgacagactcacacacaccagGAAACCCCTCTGCTCTCCAGTGATCTATGGCAATCATAGACTTCCATTTCAGGAAAGTTTACTGCATGGCGCTCCCACTGATTTTTGGTCATCGCTACCTATGCTAGGCATTATGTCAGAATGCAGTGGGGCTAGTACACAGGCGGCTTGAAAAGGTCCTGTCTTGAACCAACTTGGACCCAACCCCACTGCTTGCTACAGAAgctgcactgagaattgattcaACATTTCTTGATTAATTAAATCTTGTGTGTCATTAATAATTTGATTGTTAATGGTTCATTATTTCTCTTGGTCTGTTTTAAGTGATTGGAAAATTGAAACTGCTGATTGGTGCAACAACCCTCATCTGATCTTATTAAGTGCACTGCTCACAAATGAATCTCTTATATAGATTACAGTAAAACATGTGTCAAAGACTGGGCCTGTTCCAACGGTGAAGTTAACTTTCTAGTGGATTAAAGATTCTGGCTTTGAGCAACTAAACCTACCTACTATACTATCTGCCTCGACAATGGTGGATTAAAAGTAGAAGATTTAGGTTAATCTTAAAACACACTTCTCTGGATACTTTAGTTTTTATAGCTCCAACTTCAACCCCAACTGTAattggaagagaaaaaaaaagctgatgaTTGCAGGGGGAACTTCTTGTAGAGATTCTTAAAAGTTATACAGAACCAAAAATGTAATGGCccagtgtgacagaaagacaatgattcttggtggtaaatctccctcccgacctgtgagggcgctaagtaacgggaacagagaaCTCTGGACTacgtggcctgacacttcgttccgagggtaaaaggaagtcggtcatgtagaaaagagacagagcttcgtgagtgacggtataaataggggtcgaagcaatattacctgttccttcgttttggttgtgtcattgacctggaaggacctgtactGTTGGTGAAATAATGTTGGTGGAGTatttgtttgtactgtctattgttgagtgtattcactaggcggctaacacattccggagctgtcaccagaggccagcacaaacccagaacagcacttcacttgtaccactgtaaaactgtattgcaccacaatcattaattcacgcactaaccagacttgtgtatgtgttttgtgtttaatgtggggatacaataacgggattattatttcgggaccagcttAGGGGgtttataaatgtaagtaatacacgccgctgtattactgaCCAGCATTATTggacaaaaacaactaataaaaacaaaccttttcacctggattacaattgtctgtcctTTAATCACCCGCACCTGTATACTATTAACTACTTTGCCACACCAAGTTAAAAGCAAATTAACCTACAGCTATACTTGTCTGTGCATCTGGTTAGAAAGTAAGATGGGGATTCTGTTCCTGTTTAGCTGTCAAAAGTAACAAAACATGTGAGCCAATACCCAAATCAGTAAGT
This window encodes:
- the dcaf13 gene encoding DDB1- and CUL4-associated factor 13; this encodes MDITPREKAALNSSEKLKEKFQHHPQIKRIAHHSHLPKAIFNQSKELRVIKGASRKKEMNRCKHSKPESVPFVSEKRKHIVAVVK